In one Lolium rigidum isolate FL_2022 chromosome 3, APGP_CSIRO_Lrig_0.1, whole genome shotgun sequence genomic region, the following are encoded:
- the LOC124700405 gene encoding transcription factor bHLH18-like → MATQWFSNMVMDEPSFFHQWQSDASLEQYTEQQIAVAFGQGELEAAALMHQQEQQYEHRPCKAAKLNTTSWDSCITEQGSPADSSSPTILSFGGSNAFAKPAPQPPTAAYYGVKPKQEVDAATAVAPFHKRSYDAMVAAAEPARAAPMTRPAAQNQDHILAERKRREKLSERFIALSKIVPGLKKMDKASVLGDAIKYVKTLQEQVKGMEEVARRRPVESAVLVKKSQLTADEDDGSSCDENFEGAEAGLPEIEARMSDRTVLVKIHCENRKGALIAALTEVESIGLAIMNTNVLPFTTSTLDITIMATASDDFSLSVKDIVRKLNQAFKSSR, encoded by the exons ATGGCGACTCAGTGGTTCTCCAATATG GTCATGGACGAGCCGAGCTTCTTCCACCAGTGGCAGTCGGACGCGTCGCTGGAGCAGTACACGGAGCAGCAGATCGCCGTGGCGTTCGGGCAGGGTGAGCTGGAGGCTGCTGCGCTGATGCACCAgcaggagcagcagtacgagcaCCGGCCGTGCAAGGCGGCCAAGCTGAACACCACCAGCTGGGACTCGTGCATCACGGAGCAGGGCTCCCCCGCCGACTCCTCCTCCCCGACCATCCTCTCCTTCGGCGGCAGCAACGCCTTCGCCAAGCCGGCGCCTCAGCCCCCCACCGCCGCCTACTACGGCGTCAAGCCCAAGCAGGAGGTCGACGCCGCGACGGCCGTGGCACCGTTCCACAAGCGGAGCTACGACGCCATGGTCGCAGCCGCCGAGCCAGCCAGGGCGGCGCCGATGACCCGCCCCGCGGCGCAGAACCAGGACCACATCCTGGCCGAGCGGAAGCGCCGCGAGAAGCTCAGCGAGCGCTTCATCGCGCTGTCCAAGATCGTGCCGGGCCTCAAGAAGATGGACAAGGCGTCCGTGCTAGGCGACGCGATCAAGTACGTCAAGACGCTGCAGGAGCAGGTCAAGGGCATGGAGGAGGTGGCCCGGAGGCGGCCCGTGGAGTCGGCGGTGCTCGTCAAGAAGTCACAGCTCACAGCCGACGAGGACGATGGCTCGTCCTGCGACGAGAACTTCGAGGGCGCCGAGGCCGGGCTGCCGGAGATCGAGGCCCGGATGTCGGACCGCACGGTGCTCGTCAAGATCCACTGCGAGAACCGCAAGGGAGCCCTCATCGCCGCCCTGACCGAGGTGGAGAGCATCGGCCTCGCCATCATGAACACCAATGTGCTTCCCTTCACCACCTCCACCCTCGACATCACCATCATGGCCACG GCCAGTGATGACTTCTCCTTATCTGTCAAGGACATCGTCAGGAAGCTAAATCAAGCCTTCAAGTCGTCCCGGTGA